Proteins found in one Sardina pilchardus chromosome 11, fSarPil1.1, whole genome shotgun sequence genomic segment:
- the tubgcp4 gene encoding gamma-tubulin complex component 4, translating to MIHELLLALSGYPGTIFTWNKRTGLQVSQELPFLHPSEISVLNRLCKLGSDYVRFTEFIEQHTGHVHQQEHHASQPNPTGLHGIYLRAFCTGLDSMLQPYRQALLDLEQEFLGDPHLAISHVNYMLDQFQLLFPSVMVVVETIKSQKIHGCQILEMVYKHSCGGLPPVRMALEKILAVCHGVMYKQLAAWMLHGLLLDQSEEFFVKQGPSAGGAAGNQDEEDEDLGIGGLSGKQLRELQDLRLIEEENMLAPSLQQFSLRVEMLPSYIPIRVAEKILFVGESVQMFEKNNQSPSRAGSILKHQEDIFAADLHKLKQQPLFSLVDFENLIDRIRSTVAEHLWTLMVEESDLLGQLKIIKDFYLLGRGELYQVFIDHAQHMLKTPPTAVTEHDVNMAFQQAAHKVLLDDDNLLPLLHLTIDYQGKDSKDTSSTREGNTPPQETSPREAPSNGWAVLGLAYKVQWPLHILFTPAVLEKYNVVFRYLLSVRRVQSELQHCWALQMQRKHLKSNQTDAVKWRLRNHMAFLVDNLQYYLQVDVLESQFSQLLQQINSTRDFESIRLAHDHFLSNLLAQSFILLKPVFHCLNDILDLCHNFCSLVSQNVGPLDERGAAQLDILVKGFSRQSFLLFKILSTVRNHQINSDLAQLLLRLDYNKYYTQSGGTLGSV from the exons ATGATACACGAACTTTTGCTGGCATTAAGTGGGTATCCTGGAACAATATTCACATGGAATAAAAGGACAGGTTTGCAG GTGTCTCAAGAGCTACCGTTCCTTCACCCAAGTGAAATAAGTGTGTTGAATCGTCTCTGTAAACTGGGCTCCGATTACGTGCGATTCACGGAGTTCATAGAGCAACATACAGGCCATGTCCATCAGCAG GAGCACCATGCCAGCCAGCCAAACCCAACTGGACTCCATGGAATCTATTTACGGGCTTTTTGTACAGGGCTGGACTCGATGTTGCAACCCTACCGACAAGCACTTCTCGACTTGGAACAAGAG TTTCTTGGTGATCCACACCTTGCAATATCCCATGTGAACTATATGCTGGACCAG TTTCAGCTACTCTTTCCATCTGTTATGGTTGTTGTGGAGACCATCAAATCTCAGAAG ATCCATGGTTGTCAGATCTTGGAGATGGTGTATAAGCACAGCTGTGGTGGACTTCCTCCTGTGCGCATGGCTTTAGAAAA GATCCTGGCAGTGTGCCACGGGGTGATGTACAAGCAGCTGGCTGCGTGGATGCTGCACGGGCTGCTGCTGGACCAGAGCGAGGAGTTCTTTGTGAAGCAGGGCCCGAGCGCCGGGGGCGCCGCAGGCAACCAGGACGAGGAGGATGAGGACTTGGGCATCGGCGGCCTGAGTGGGAAACAGCTGAGGGAGCTGCAGGACctg AGGTTGATCGAGGAGGAGAACATGCTGGCTCCATCCTTGCAGCAGTTCTCTCTGCGTGTGGAGATGCTCCCGTCTTACATCCCCATCCGCGTGGCAGAGAAGATCCTGTTTGTCGGCGAGTCGGTGCAGATGTTTGAGAAGAACAACCAGAGTCCGTCCAGGGCCG GCTCCATCCTGAAGCATCAGGAGGATATTTTCGCAGCTGACCTCCACAAGCTGAAGCAGCAGCCCCTCTTCAGCCTGGTGGACTTTGAGAACCTCATAGACAGAATTCGCAGCACAGTTGCTGAG CATCTATGGACATTAATGGTGGAAGAATCCGATCTCCTTGGTCAGCTGAAG ATCATTAAGGACTTTTACCTGCTGGGCCGTGGAGAGCTGTACCAGGTGTTCATCGACCACGCCCAACACATGCTCAAGACTCCGCCCACTGCTGTCACAGAGCACG ATGTGAACATGGCGTTCCAGCAGGCTGCTCATAAGGTGCTGTTGGACGATGACAACCTCCTCCCTCTGCTGCACCTCACCATAGACTACCAGGGCAAGGACAGCAAAG ACACGTCCAGTACGCGTGAGGGGAACACCCCTCCCCAGGAGACGTCCCCGCGGGAGGCCCCCTCTAACGGCTGGGCCGTGCTGGGGCTGGCCTATAAGGTGCAGTGGCCACTACACATCCTCTTCACCCCGGCAGTGCTGGAGAA gtACAATGTGGTGTTCCGGTACCTGTTAAGTGTGCGTCGGGTCCAGTCAGAGCTGCAGCACTGCTGGGCGCTGCAGATGCAGAGGAAACACCTCAAGTCCAACCAGACCGACGCGGTCAAATGGAGGCTCCGCAACCACATGGCGTTCCTGGTGGACAACCTGCAATACTACCTACAG GTGGATGTGCTGGAGTCTCAGTTCTCTCAGCTCCTGCAGCAGATCAACTCCACCCGGGACTTTGAGAGCATCCGATTGGCCCACGACCATTTCCTCAGCAACCTCTTGGCCCAGTCCTTCATCCTGCTCAAGCCT GTGTTCCACTGTCTAAATGACATCCTGGACTTGTGCCATAATTTCTGTTCTCTGGTCAGCCAGAACGTTGGCCCTCTGGATGAAAGAGGAGCTGCCCAGCTTGACATCCTTGTCAAG GGCTTCAGCCGCCAGTCCTTCCTGCTCTTTAAGATCTTATCCACAGTGAGGAACCACCAGATCAACTCTGACCTGGCCCAGCTGCTCCTGCGACTCGACTACAACAAATATTACACCCAGTCTGGGGGCACACTGGGCAG tgtgtga